One Glycine max cultivar Williams 82 chromosome 4, Glycine_max_v4.0, whole genome shotgun sequence DNA segment encodes these proteins:
- the LOC102664463 gene encoding uncharacterized protein, translating into MHQILLEDDSRPVRHPQRRLNPTILDVVKKEAMKLLATGIIYPISDSTWVSPFLVVPKKSGIAVVKNQDNELISTKVANNWLHADSYSTRGPAQTTFTCPFGTFAYTKMPFGLCNAPSVMP; encoded by the exons ATGCATCAAATACTCTTGGAGGATGATTCCAGGCCTGTAAGGCACCCACAGAGGAGATTGAATCCCACCATTCttgatgtggtgaaaaaggaggcGATGAAGCTACTAGCTACAGGGATCATTTATCCCATTTCAGATAGCACTTGGGTTTCACCTTTCCTAGTGGTCCCTAAGAAGTCAGGCATCGCTGTTGTGAAGAATCAGGATAATGAGTTGATCTCGACTAAAGTGGCCAACAATTG GTTACATGCTGATTCATATTCCACCAGAGGACCAGCACaaaccacattcacctgtccaTTCGGCACATTTGCCTACACCAAGATGccttttggcctatgcaacgctcCTAGTGTAATGCCTTGA